CAACCTTTTTGCAAAATCTATTTTTTTCAAAATCCTTTTAAATTTTTACGTCGGATGCTTTTCTAAGCTCTTCAATATCGATATTTTATTACCCTCCTTATTAAACTCTACCTTATCACACAACTTCTTAATAATTTTAATTCCTCGGCCTCTTTCCTCTATATTGCTCCAGCAAAACGTGTCCTGGCTTTCTTCGCACTTTTCCAAATAAAAATTATAGTCATACCCTTCTCCATCATCGGTAACCATCATTAATATACACTTATTTTTTGTAATGCCAACAGTTATCCTGACT
Above is a genomic segment from Bacillota bacterium containing:
- a CDS encoding ATP-binding protein, whose protein sequence is MNSLELELSNAYNKVIPSKVEVVGYTVNEVIQYLIDNCGAIHDDILFELRVILNELLLNAVIHGNKENKDKLVRITVGITKNKCILMMVTDDGEGYDYNFYLEKCEESQDTFCWSNIEERGRGIKIIKKLCDKVEFNKEGNKISILKSLEKHPT